One region of Termitidicoccus mucosus genomic DNA includes:
- a CDS encoding NosD domain-containing protein — protein sequence MTAPRRHLFCAVLAALAAGAAHSAFGAASPSPGDALRDRIRAAAPGETLLVPPGDYDGPFVIEKPLRLLASPSGSPVILRGDRRTHVVAIRAPDVELAGFTLRGSGRDLSADHAAIHISAPRAFIHGNRILDSLHGIYVRKAAGCRIEDNVILGDGALAAAIADPLAAGLRPGESELCEIESVQDRRGNGIHLWNSAGHLIGGNTISGTRDGIYFSFTDDTQVRHNTITGVRYGLHYMYSDGNTFEGNLFTGNAAGSALMYSKGLVLRANRFAANRSHRAYGLLFQSVDDTLVEDNLIEGNTLGFYLENSNENTIRANRILNNHVGLRVNDSTRGTVFSENTFSGNIHPVETSGRNAANTWAANGRGNRWEGALALDLDRDGVADLPHREPDLFGPWRRRFPAIGLLSASPGERLLRLIHGRLALPGVSGITDPAPLTAAPPPLLSTPAPAAP from the coding sequence ATGACCGCCCCGCGTCGCCATCTGTTTTGCGCCGTGCTCGCCGCCCTCGCCGCGGGCGCGGCCCATTCCGCCTTCGGCGCGGCGTCCCCGTCTCCCGGCGACGCGCTCCGCGACCGCATCCGGGCCGCCGCACCCGGCGAGACGCTCCTTGTGCCGCCCGGCGATTACGATGGCCCGTTCGTCATCGAAAAACCGCTCCGCCTCCTCGCCTCGCCTTCCGGTTCTCCCGTCATCCTCCGCGGCGACCGCCGCACCCATGTCGTCGCGATCCGCGCGCCCGATGTCGAGCTGGCCGGCTTCACCCTGCGCGGCTCCGGACGCGACCTCTCGGCCGACCACGCCGCCATCCACATCTCCGCGCCGCGTGCGTTCATCCACGGCAACCGCATCCTCGACAGCCTCCACGGCATCTACGTGCGCAAGGCCGCCGGCTGCCGCATCGAAGACAATGTCATCCTCGGCGACGGCGCCCTCGCCGCCGCCATCGCCGACCCGCTCGCCGCCGGCCTCAGGCCCGGCGAATCCGAACTCTGCGAAATCGAATCCGTCCAGGACCGCCGCGGCAACGGCATCCATCTCTGGAACTCCGCGGGCCACCTCATCGGCGGCAACACCATCAGCGGCACCCGCGACGGCATCTATTTTTCCTTCACCGACGACACGCAGGTGCGCCACAACACCATCACCGGCGTGCGCTACGGACTGCACTACATGTATTCGGACGGCAATACATTCGAGGGAAACCTGTTCACGGGGAACGCCGCCGGCTCCGCCCTGATGTATTCGAAGGGCCTGGTGCTGCGCGCCAACCGCTTCGCCGCCAACCGCAGCCACCGCGCCTACGGGCTGCTCTTCCAGTCGGTGGACGACACGCTCGTGGAGGACAACCTGATCGAGGGCAATACCCTCGGCTTTTATCTGGAAAATTCCAACGAGAACACCATTCGCGCCAACCGCATCCTCAACAACCACGTCGGCCTCCGCGTCAACGACAGCACCCGTGGCACCGTGTTTTCCGAAAACACGTTTTCCGGCAACATCCACCCGGTCGAGACCAGCGGGCGCAACGCCGCCAACACCTGGGCCGCGAACGGCCGCGGCAACCGCTGGGAAGGCGCGCTCGCCCTCGACCTGGACCGCGACGGCGTCGCCGATCTCCCTCACCGCGAACCCGATCTTTTCGGCCCGTGGCGGCGTCGCTTTCCCGCCATCGGCCTCCTCTCCGCCAGTCCCGGCGAGCGCCTGCTCCGCCTCATCCACGGCCGCCTCGCGCTGCCCGGCGTCAGCGGCATCACCGACCCCGCTCCGCTCACCGCCGCGCCGCCGCCGCTTCTCTCCACGCCCGCACCCGCCGCGCCATGA